From the Candidatus Methylomirabilota bacterium genome, one window contains:
- a CDS encoding DUF72 domain-containing protein, with amino-acid sequence MGPTSYRVGCASWLDTSLLAEGSFYPAPNMTADARLRWYARFFDAVEVNATYYALPAYDTSRAWVQRTPPGFQFAVKAYSLMTGHHPKAQALVKELRTLLPRDAPVNARGEVERKYFPPEALDL; translated from the coding sequence ATGGGTCCCACCTCGTACCGGGTCGGCTGCGCCTCGTGGCTCGACACCTCGCTGCTGGCCGAAGGCAGCTTCTACCCCGCCCCGAACATGACGGCGGATGCGCGCCTGCGCTGGTACGCGCGCTTCTTCGACGCCGTCGAGGTCAACGCCACATACTACGCGCTCCCCGCGTACGACACGAGCCGGGCGTGGGTGCAGCGCACGCCGCCGGGGTTCCAGTTCGCCGTGAAGGCCTATTCCCTGATGACGGGACACCACCCCAAGGCGCAAGCCCTCGTGAAGGAGCTCCGGACGCTGCTGCCGCGCGACGCGCCGGTGAACGCCCGGGGAGAAGTAGAGCGCAAGTACTTTCCGCCCGAGGCCCTCGACCT